The genome window tttcaaataggCTTTCATTAGCCCCGCCTTCTCTAAAGTTGGCCattttgaataatacatttttttcctgtatttCAGCAAGCTTTTACTAACTCCTAGAGAATAGATCAGAAACATCTGAACTACGGACAGAATACTCAATCCATGACTTTTAATTACGGAGGATGAGTCCATGGATCTAACGATGAGGTCGTAgctcaaaggaaaacaaagcattttcgactttattttaaaacactgcagaaaTAGAGACGATGTTCTGACTTCAGTTAAATTGATGATGTACAGAATGAgagggcagagaggaagagggagaaagatggAGGGATAAGAGGGAGGGTAAGGGGGAGACAGATGGCTGCAATTCACTTAGCAGTTTCTGTCTACTCTCACTTAAATAAAGTTTACCTCAGAGTCTTCTCGACATCTGCCGTTAACATCCATCCTTTTCCACAAGCTGAAGGAGAGTCTGGCTCTATAAAGTCCTAAGCTCAAACAAATaatccaataataataatcgaTCTCtgataaatatgtatatatgtataaagTACTCTCACGACCCGTGTGGTTCCTGATCCATAAACTGAGCTGGataatacagtttttaaagGAGTGATGAACCCAGAGGTGGAAGAACTACTCACATCTTTTATTCCAGTAGAAGTAGTGAAAATAACTTCtgacaagtaaaagtcctgctttcatCGTCTAAGCTGTGGCACAAAATAAACACCCatgtgtttacttctggaacataccgacatcactgtgtaacactagCCCTCCTATTGGCCAGCGCGCCGACACGTTGTGCGATGggctaaggggcaggacttctctaagcaggttgaccaatcacacacGAACGACTCGACTCctaataataattgaaatgattttaaggACTTCAAAATGATCGGATTTCTTTCTCTAAGGAAATGAACACCGCTCCAATCCAGTGTTCAACGAAGCTGTGTAATaaatactgatacacacctgatcatcagcaggagaggactctttaaagtagagacactacatactgatatacacctgaacatcagcaggagaggactctttaaagtagagacactacatactgatatacacctgaacatcagcaggagaggactctttaaagtagagactctacatactgatatacacctgaacatcagcaggagaggactctttaaagtagagactctacatactgatatacacctgaacatcagcaggagaggactctttaaagtagagactctacatactgatatacacctgaacatcagcaggagaggactctttaaagtagagacactacatactgatatacacctgaacatcagcaggagaggactctttaaagtagagacgctacatactgatatacacctgaacatcagcaggagaggactctttaaagtagagactctacatactgatatacacctgaacatcagcaggagaggactctttaaagtagagacgctacatactgatatacacctgaacatcagcaggagaggactctttaaagtagagaccctacatactgatatacacctgaacatcagcaggagaggactctttaaagtagagacactacatactgatatacacctgaacatcagcaggagaggactctttaaagtagagacactacatactgatatacacctgaacatcagcaggagaggactctttaaagtagagacgctacatactgatatacacctgaacatcagcaggagaggactctttaaagtagagactctacatactgatatacacctgaacatcagcaggagaggactctttaaagtagagacgctacatactgatatacacctgaacatcagcaggagaggactctttaaagtagagacgctacatactgatatacacctgaacatcagcaggaggggactctttaaagtatctCCCGGTTCACCCACCTCCCACCGGTGCAGGGTCTCCAGGTCGTGCGCTGCATCCTGAGAcgctgaaacagaaacagcttCATCAGATTAACACTCAcataaacagattttaaaactGCGGCTTTCAGAAGacagctttttaaataaaatgttcccgtgttattattttactaaTTGATTTGAAGACAAACTAGGATTTAAATCGCAGATTCGTCCTGTTACTCTCAAAAGAAACTCAAAGTTAAAACCAAACGCAGAACTtaatattgtgaaaaacaactttattatttttattgtttttattattaatatttttgcCTTTATTGAACTATTTAGAAAGGCAATAAAAACTAAGACAGgtgtgtgtaaaatattttactaaaataatcaaatgattAAATCCTAATTCTGTTTCAAATTGAAGGCCGAATTTTATACATCAAAAGTTAAGTCTGGAATGTTTTGCTCGTTATAACCACGACTGGAAACAGCCCAGAATGTTTGAATTACAGAAAAGTGCTTTCATAAAATCTGAGCCTAAACGCTTTGAACTGATGTACCGGAGTTAGTTTCTTCAAGGCTTAATGCACTTACTGTAAGGCTTGTTGGATAAAGACGTCAGCTAAatgtagtttataaaataatgacaacagAACAGGAAGCAGGTCACACACtaatgaaggaggaggagatccAGCGGAGACAAAGCAGGAAGAGTCTTCTTCCATTTGTCAAATATCCTTCATGAAGAGCAGGAGCAGATCCTTACAGACAGGAAGCGGGCAGCGATCCTCAGAGAGATGTGTCCCTTTCAATCTGTTCCCTCCTGATTTCCACAGATCCAGATTTATGTCGTGCATTTGGCTTTAAAGAAGCATACATCTGGATCTGAGGAGGGGTGTGTTTGGTCTGATAGACAACAGATCTCCGTCATCAACAGAAGCAAACGTTATTTAAAGTTTGACTTCAGAGATTAAACTACATTTACAGCGCTTAGTTTTCTAACTCTTCAAATAAAGGAGAAGCTGTTAAACCGTCCTGTGGAGTTCATTTCTCCTCCTTACTTTGGTCTCCTTGAACGGATTCTAAACGAACACATAAACCATCACCGtctcccctctgtctgtctcctctgtctgtctcctctgtgtgtctcctctgtgtgtctccttAGTGtggctcctctgtgtgtctcctctctgtctgtctcctctgtgtgtctcctctgtctgtctccttgtctgtctcctctgtctgtctctctgtctgtctcctctgtctgtctcctcagtgtgtctcctcagtgtgtctcctcagtgtgtctcctctctgtctgtctcctctgtctgtctcctcagtgtgtctcctctgtctgtctcctcagtctgtctcctctgtgtgtctcctctgtctgtctcctcagTCTGTCTCCTCAGTgtgtctcctctgtctgtctcctcagTCTGTCCTGTCTCCTCAGTGTGTCTCCTtggcagtagtagtagtagtagtagtagtagtagtagtagtataagtagtagtattagtagtagtagtattagtagtagtagtagtagtagtagtagtataagtagtagtagtagtagtagtagtagtataagtagtagtattagtagtagtagtattagtagtagtagtagtagtagtattagtagtagtagtattagtagtagtagtattagtagtagtaaagTGTATATTACCCAGCAGTAGGAAGGGTCTCACGACGCCGACCTGCAGGTCCAGACTTGTATCTTCTACAAACCCAAACCCAGctccttcctcctgcagctcctccacctcctcctctcctcccccatcctcccccctcctctccaacAGCCTCCTGCCTGTCACAGTGGTTACCCTCGTGCACTGTTTCTTCAGACGGTTTTGGGAGAATCCCTCGATCTCCTGAGACAGTGAATGCATCACCTGAAAACAAGTAGAAAGGTGATCTGTTCATTACATGAAATAAGTTACAGGTTTTCTCCTTTAGCTGAACATTAATTACCAAGAAGATTTCCATTCTGATGTCTGTGTATTCCGTTAATCAGTAGAGTAGCACATGgaaaaagtaaacacagagacCAGTCTCACGCCAACTTTGTATAAACACTAGCTAAAAGAATAATAACCATTTAgacagattatttattttacatcctAACTTAAGGTGATGAGGGCAGTCTTTTGGCCTGTAGTGTGTATATAAATACAGCTGTCCCTGAGTCTGCAGGTCTTTGTCCTGAAGCTCTACCAAAGTGTGTGAACTTAGCTTTAAGGTGCATTAGCTATCAAACTGTGTGTAAAATCTGGAATACAAAAGTGTGCATTGAAGTTTATAACGTGTATATCACGACTGTTTCTCAGTGAAATCACGGAGCTGTTTCCCTGCCTCGTGCACCCACCTGCTCTAAATGTTTAGCTCTCTCACTCAGATCATCGCTGCTtcatgatatacagtatataccagTATAGAAGAGACTGAGTTGTTAGCAGGGTGAAATCCTGGGTAAAAAggtgagaaacacaaagcagctGTAACACTGACAGCTGAGTCGGAAGCTGCGTCAACAATGCGATGCGTTCAGATGTTCACTGTAAAGTAGTTAACTACACTTTCAGAAAGGAATTGCTCAGGGTGCGGCTAtgaatgctgttttttgttttattaatgaacaAAGCAATCTATTATACCTAATGGTGCAACTAAGCAGTAAAACAGACAGGGGGTTAATCATTTGCATTTTGACACTCCCCAGAAAAAGTTGTAAAACTACAGTGTATAAAACCAGAACAGGTCCTGCATTATGATCCAAACTGTTAATAATGCAgcccattttaaaatgatatataaaatattatgatTGGTTGTGTtaataatgtgcaatatgttAAACATGGGGCTTTCAACCCTTCaggataaataaaaagtgcGAATAAAAAATTGAtttaaaagtcagaatttaaTTTTAAGTCAGAAAGAAAGTCTCGTTTATTTTCGGGAGAACGTCTCAGAATTCTttttaaaagtcagaattttctTTTAagtcagatttctttttaaataagtcAGAATACACAAAATTATGTTTGGGTGAAATCtcagaagtttgaaaaaaaagtaaaaatcctgaaaaataaATTTATTCTGAAGAAAAACCACAAACTCTCAGTTGAAGGTCACACCccacatttgttttctcatgtaGCCATAATAGacttctgtaaatatttattcacaaatggggtaacatttaaatatctgttaTCGTATCGTAATGCATTATGCTCTCAGGTTCACTATTCCCCGAGGTTtccctgaacgcagcacagCCTCGTTGGAAAAACCAGGAcaatcctcctcatcctccgaAAACACAGGGAGACGGTGGGGTGGAGTCCCGGAAACATGGGCCAGATCTAAATCCCTGCAGAAATCACGGgcttctttctcctttctttacATCACTAACAAGCTGCGGATATTATTCctgatattatatattttccatcTGGATTGAATCTTCACATTTAACCGAAGATGTCTCGCGGAGTGATCCAGCCCAGCCAGCAGAAGCTGGCCGAGAAGCTGACCATCCTGAACGACCGCGGCATCGGGATGCTGACCCGGGTTTACAATATCAAAAAGgttcgcacacacacacagatatatccCCATAAACACATAGTGCTAAATAACAGTATCTGTGAGAGAGTGGCAATATGAAAGCGGAATGCCTGATAAGCTAGCAGTGGATGTAGCATTAGCAGCGGCAGTAGCATTATAGTTGTAGCGTTAGCACAGTAGTAGCTATGGTAGCAGTAGGGTTAGCAGTGGTTGTAgtagcattagcagcagcataAGCAGCAGCAGGATCACTGTATGATAGCATTAGCACAGTAGTAGCCCTGGTAGTAGCATTAGCTGTATTCTATCGCTAACGGCAGCTAGATACATTCCATATCAATAATGTGTACgtttagtaataataataaacatgttttgtttttccactaTCGTTAATAATGCCATTCCAAACTATGCGTTAACAAGTCCTTACCTTAATCTAAATAAAGCGTCCCTTCTATCCACAAACCAATTAGCTTGCGGTAAAGTAGCCTCCAATCTCCAGGAAATGAGCCGGCCTATGAAGCCGATTTTCGGGTACTTCCTGACTCTACAGTCGCTCCATTTCGGGCTTCATAGGAGTGTCACAGGAATGAACGCAGCCCCGCCTCTCTCTCTACACGTCTATGTACAGTAGCCCGTCGGTCTAACGATTTAAGCGATTTCCAGTTCGATAAAACACAGATATAGACTTGTTGAAACCCGTATAGTAAACGTCTATCAGTTAACCGACAACCTAAACTGGTGAATTAAGCTCGCGGGGTTATCGTGCCAATCTTTAGGCCTGCGTTAGCAACGGGCGTCGTCTGTTCCATCAAAACACAGCCActaatgctaacagctaacggtTACTAACAGTCACTTCAAAATGGGTTTTATTACCAACTAAGTTTACACGTACTTGATAAGCTTTGGTATAAATGGTGaataaacagaaaatggaaTACCTATCAAAATATATAGTGCTATTTTGATAGGTATTATGAGGTGTATTGATGTTTTTGTACACCTGAGACTGTTTATAGCTACGTTTAGCTTTCTAATGTAATGTTAAGTGAATTAAGCTAAGAATATTAAGCAAAGGCTGCTTTAGTGTCATTAATTTGCagtttattaattattaaagtGACAAATGTCAACAAACAATCCAACAGCACCAGAGTACAGCTAGGAAAGCTACCCACAAACTAGTGAAGACATAAACATTACTATTTAAATGCAATATGTAGATGTGGTTATCAATAAAGACAAACGTCTCTTATTAATATGTATGCATAGCAGGTGTTTAGCTCTT of Eleginops maclovinus isolate JMC-PN-2008 ecotype Puerto Natales chromosome 22, JC_Emac_rtc_rv5, whole genome shotgun sequence contains these proteins:
- the LOC134858694 gene encoding dual specificity protein phosphatase 19-like isoform X2, whose protein sequence is MHSLSQEIEGFSQNRLKKQCTRVTTVTGRRLLERRGEDGGGEEEVEELQEEGAGFGFVEDTSLDLQVGVVRPFLLLASQDAAHDLETLHRWEVTHILNVAYGVSNLLPDQLEYKTLQILDLPDTDITSHLEECSAFIDRARQQEENMNRKRSGRLSEEALQRQKFRKQIWKQR